The genome window GAGGTCCCGGTGAAGTCGGTGGCCTCACAGGCGCTGGTCGACCCACCCACAGAGGGCATGACCACGTCGATGGGCACCACCTCGCCGCTGGCCTCCCCCGAGCCGGTGAAGGCCCGGAAGTCCGCCGGCGTGGCATAGGTCTTGGCCGTCGGGGTCAGCCGCTCCAACTCCGGCGGCGCTGCCTCCCGGAACTGGCCGAAGGTGAACTCCTGGAAACTCACCTGGTAGCCGGCCGCGGCCATCTGCTTGGCCACGTACTCGGCGGAGGCGTCATAGCCGCTGGTTCCCGCGGCCCGGTTGTCATCGTTGGCGTCGGCGATGGCCTGCCAGGCGGCCTGGTGCTCACGGATGCCGGCAACAGTGACGGCTTTGCGGAATCCCTCGCTGGCGGGGACGTCCCCGGGGGCGGCCCAGGCGGCCGGGGACGCCGACATCATGGCCAGGGCCAGCAACAGCGTCACCAGCCAGGTGATCTTC of Actinomycetota bacterium contains these proteins:
- a CDS encoding M28 family metallopeptidase, coding for MRRKITWLVTLLLALAMMSASPAAWAAPGDVPASEGFRKAVTVAGIREHQAAWQAIADANDDNRAAGTSGYDASAEYVAKQMAAAGYQVSFQEFTFGQFREAAPPELERLTPTAKTYATPADFRAFTGSGEASGEVVPIDVVMPSVGGSTSACEATDFTGTSGWNAGDIALVQRGTCPYVQKAQLAQEAGAAGLILYNEGNSPDRLDVPGNLPLGAEGIHIPGVGTSFAVGQEFFDLYQTNPPGSVTARVETNLAEDRIPTRNVIAETPGGDPDRVVVVGAHLDSVPAGPGINDNGSGSGT